The following nucleotide sequence is from Podospora bellae-mahoneyi strain CBS 112042 chromosome 1 map unlocalized CBS112042p_1, whole genome shotgun sequence.
TTGTTGCAGGTTGGGCAGATGTACCTGTCTTGGCTCTGGGGGAACGAGGCGGCCGAGGACGGGGCAATGTagtggtgatgttgccaTGGGTTCGCACCGGCAGGCGCAAGAGTCATGGACAATGGTGGAGGGAAAGCCTGCGTCTATCAGTTAGCTTGGTGTTGTCCGGCTGTAGTGTGCAAGAAAGCAACATACCTGGGGAAGAGGCCGCTGGAAGTAAAGGCCCGacatgggaggaggaggggcggcggcgggataGTAGGCAGGAATGGTGGGTTGGGCAATGTAGGATGGTGCAGCAAAGTGTGGTTGGTATGCTGAAGGTTGAACCGACATTCTCGGGGCGGCAGCGGCCATCGGGGGAACGCCAGAGTCCATGGGCCCCAGTGGAGGAGTGGTCTCATAGTAGTAGTTGGAACTGTTCGAGACCTGGCTGGCTGACCTCGTGGACGGCGAGTTGTATCCCTCGAAGGATTCTCCCGAGGACATGGGAGGACTTGGTGGGAGTCCCCTCAAAGCTGGGTTGCCATAGTGCGAGGAGTTGGGCCTGGCGTCGGACTTGGAAAAAGACGATTGGGCTGGGGATCTTGTTAGCACCGGGTTCCATGCAGTCGTGCTGCTAAAGTCCATacattgttgttgctgttgctgttgctgttgctgctgctgttgagccTGAGCGTGTGTCTCAGCGGTGGGAGACCCTTGGTCGGCAAGTCCCAAaaggttggagatggaaggcAACGAGCATCTCGAGCTGTCGTccattggtggtgatggtggaggaatGTATCCATAGTGAATGCTTTGCTGAGGTGCAGCGTACTGGGTGGTAACCATTGTGCCTGCCATTTTGTTTTCTGGTGTGAAAATTTATCCCTTGTTGGTGGGGAAAGAGCGGTCTTGTCGTCGCAACTTGAAGCTTCAAAGCTTTGATCAAGTGTTCTTCTTGTGTGGCTGgagtgttgaggaggtcgagtaTCGAGTGCCAGCTAGATATATTATGCGGTGGGTCTTGTCTCTGTCGACGACGAGTGATGTGATGGTATGATATCAAAGATCAGGATGTCCAAGTCAGGTCGGTAATCCGGgagtgagagggggggtgtggcGGTTTAAGTATGTGCATCACAGCAGAGGCTTGTTGACGtcgggatggggagggcAGGGTGTTTTGTACCGTCAGATCTCCCGGCGGTACATCCATGGAGACTGTATGAATGATCAAGCGCAAATCCACCAGCATCCACAAGTTGATCCCCGGACCAAGGCGGCCAGTGAGTGTTGTCACAAAGTGGGTGGGTCGGCCTTGGGGTGCTGTGCCAGGCCAGGGATCAGGGCATGGGGCCGATGGTGATCAGAGGGGTCTCCCCCGTTGTCGCCGGGACCCCCAGTCCGGTACGTACCTCAGACTCGAAATGCTCGATACCCTTCAGAGCATGTCACCCGTGCACCCATCCGTCCAATTCCATAGAGTTATAACGCCTCCTGTTATATGTTCATACGGGGCTCTGACTGCCTCATTGTGCATTGGTGCTGGGTGCCCATCTCTTCTGCCTGGCTGGGCCTATTATTCTCCTTCACAACCTTGGTCAGTGTTTTATTACCTACACTATCAAAAAATAGGCCGACTCTCTTCACTTCATCCTTCAAGAAGGATGCTCTCGAGGTAAGGTCCAGCCAGTGTCATTGCATGACCAGGTTCCGTAGATAGGTACATATCTCACATTGTGTACGTGCCGTAGTTACCCAAGGTCGGTTATGACTGGCTGTCTTTTTTCTACAGTACCAAACTGCCAGCCAGGCGCTACACAACAACGGGTCGGAAGGTCCCAGGAGGGGTCTGAATGATATGATTGCCATTGATCTGCCGAGTCCAAACGTCTGAGGCTCATGCAGAGACTGGTCATTCGACTGGCGAAACCAGTGCTTGCTATGCATTCCGAAGTTTGCTGTTCACGGATGTACAGCGTACTGTCTGTGTAATTACTCCAGGTTCAATTGGCGTCAACAATCTGAATGGCTTCGTCGTGCTACCAACCCGACAGATCCTTTGACGAGGGTGGCATGGCAACCCAAAGAGCGGAGAGCGGTGCACACATTTGTGTGGCGCGAATGCTTCTCCGGTCTAACCCAAATGGGGAGGGTGTCTTCTTCACTTCTCCCACTTCTCACACCCATTTCGCTGGGCTCGTGCATCCTGCAGAGCCCGCGGCGCACTATCCCAAACAGGAACTGTCTCCCCGGCCCCAAATGCTTGGCTGTTGACGATGTCGAGTACGTACCGAACACCCTGGTCTGTCACGGACGCTTGGGTGTATGGGAGACGGGCCCCTGAGCCCGGACGCGTGAAACTTGAGACGAGCAGCGACTCCGGATCCTTGTGCCTGAGCTTGCACTGCGACCGGATTCTCGAGCTGATCTTATGCCGTTCATCGTTACCGCCATGTCAACAGCCCTTTCGAAACACCAGTCTACTATGATTCGCATCGGCTGCTGTGCACATCGTGATGTCTGTCACCCGTGTTCCAGAACCCTCCCCAGGAGCCGTTGTGGGCGATCATGACATGTAAGTAAATATGCCACTCATCATAGACTCTTGATCTCACTGCCGCTAGTTGTCCTGCCCTGTATATGGGCCTGGAGGAGCATCGGTAAACTTCCTGCTGCGACCATCAGGCTCCGGTTTCCAAGATCGAGACTAGCAAACAATTAATGTGCTCAGTGGAACGGTACTGCAGAACCAGACTCATCAGACCGCTCTTGCCATCAAGATGGCCACCCAACTTTGCAGACAGAGTTCCAGACTCCTGTCCAGGACGGAATGGCTGGCGGTCATGCAGGGGCATTCCCAAGAACCGAACGTTTTGGACATATCGGCAGCCATGATCTGTGGCCCTACAGGCACAGCAGAGCAGATCTTTTGAGGGTGTGCCGACAGTCTCAGAGCCTTTTTGTTTCGCGTATTCTTTTGGATACTACTGTTGCGATCGCTTGAAGGACCTGCCCGGCTATCAGCATGTTGGCCACCACATCCTGTATGTGAATCGCATAAACCATGCAGTAGTATGTTTTAGTCAGCTCTTGTTGATACTGGTCGTCCTATACTGACGGGATGATATGGGCTGAGCACAGTGTACATGGCGCAGGGAATGACCCTGGCATAGACACCCCAGCGTGGAGCTTGGAGCATGTTTCTTGACGAGATATCGGGGGATTTCCAGAAACAAAGGCTAATCTCAAAAGATCCTTTCCAGTCGGGAATGGCGATAGCTTCTGGCATCAAGCCGAGATTCGCATCGGAGGCCAAGGGGATTTGATCTCCAGCGGAAGCGAGTCTTGAGAGCTGTCTGGGCCCTTGCCCTACCTACCTGTCTGGCGCTGCCGTTGTCATGTCTGGTATGCAGCAGGGGCTGCTGACAGATGGATCTTCCGCACTCTCTTGAAAATCCGGTACTCGAGTGCTCGGTGCACCTCTCGGGACGCTTGGTGTACGCTTTGGGCTATGGACTGGCCAGAACAGGCAGGGCGTCCAAAGGCATGACAACGGGATGAAGTTTCCGAGGGTAGCGTTGGCAGTCTGTCACCAACCTTAAACCCACCGGCCCCTCTGTAGGCGCTTGGGCTTCGAAGTTGACGATGGTAAGCTTCAAAACTTGGGATGACACTCGAGCACCGCCGTCGACAGCTGCAGCCACCCGCGATGAAGGTCCTCGTGGCAGTTTGGCTCTCTAGGGTTTCCTGATGTTTCGATCCTGTTGTGACTCTTTACCAGAAAGGGAGCCGTAGTCTGAACAGCTGATGCCGCGGGGTTACTGAATAGGTAGTATTCGACGAGAATCCGTGTTTCGGGCAACAGCTTGGCAAGACACCGGACACAGGGCTTTCCGAAAGCTTCAAAACAGCCTTGGGTCCAGGGGCTTTTCTCAGGTAGGTGGACTTTTGGACTTTTGGATATGCCTTCAAAGTGGAATATCGTGTGGAACATCGTGTGCAAATAGAAGTTGCACAAGACCTCAGGTCGAAACCAGAAGGGCAAGAATTGCCCCGCATGTCATTGCTCCTTCCGAGACAACGAACATGATGTGTCACGGGAGGTTCATTCCATTCCCCACATTTTACGGGAGTCTGAACCTTATTTTCCTCAGCCACAGTTTGCAGAACAAGGTGTTCCTTTCTATTTGCCCTCTCTTGCGGTAGATCATTTTGCACATGAATTGATCCCGACACTGCGGCACCCGAGCTTGGGGTATTCAGCTGTGcctcttcatcccatcaccactgccGCCATCCCCCGCCTTTTGACACCTTTGCATCTGAACTCTTCCCACTCTCCGGGAGCTTTGCCGCCGGGATCACGGTCGGCGGTTGGGTGAGGCGGTGCGGAGCCGGTACCCGCCCCGACCGGCCGACAACCCCGGCCAGACAGGTCCCACAAACGGCCACTAGATTCATTCAACGCCCGCTAAACTTCCACACTTGGACAGCCGAGTTCCAGGCCACCTCGCCGGCCAACTCTGCTGCAGCTTGCGGCACGGAACCTTATCCCCCCATGTCTCTGTCTTGCTGTCATCGTTCACCAATCTTTCTGTCCGCCCCCCGTGCCGAGCCTCGAACAGATGGTGGGAGCGGTCCGGTCTCGCCAGCAGCTCGGTTGGCGAAAGTCGTCGTCTTTAATCATCACCTGTCACTCTATTGATGATTGATATTAACGTTCCCGACTTTTCGACGGCGGCAATCCCACGTCAAACCAGGATCTTGAGGCTAGCCGGCGCCCTGTGGCGGCCATCTTGACGGATTGGTTCAGGGACAGCCGTAAACGGAAACCGAGCCCATATTGCCCGACCTCCAGTGAGCAGCGCCCTGTGGCATCGCTGTGGTGCCGTGGAAGACGCGTCCCAGCCACTGGAGTATTACCTCGATCCTAccgcccaccgccctcgTTTTGTGGTAACGGGCTGGAGTGTGCTGCTGGTGTGTGGTGAGGAGCGGTGGTACCTCGGGCACTCTTTGATTGCCTGCCTATATGATGGCTGCTATATACCAGGCTCTCCAGCACTTCTTCCACAGTGGGGTTGCATTCAGCGTTCCCTGGTATTCTCTGGCTTGTGCTCAAGCTGttgctccagctccagccagATGGACCGTCCAACGTCACACGCCGAACCTCTACCCCCCCCTGCGAGCAATACCGGTTCCCAGGCGGATATTATCCGACTTGCGGGCAGATCGACGTGGCGCACGTCTTGGTGCCCCTCGCTTAACACAGTCAAAGGCATTGGTGCCTCTTTAGGAATGGTTGATGATCGACGAGCGTTTTCGACGTTTCTGGGCTCGGGGAATATGCCACGCTGCCCTCGCATGCCATCGTCATGGTCTTAGCCAGCTTCCTCTTTGGGCCAccgcaccaccatccacatCGTCATGAGGAGAGCTGCATCGCTGACTTGATTGTCCGCCATTCGGGGCGATGCAACGTAGGCATCTGGAGCATGCCAGTGTACCGTTATTTTGTTTCCCTTTCGATGGCGGTGGCCTTGTTCTCGTCGTGCCCGCCTCCGAGTCAATAACGAGCGCTGCCATCGCTCCGGTCATATCACCGCCGCAGTATCGATAGAAGATGCCAGCTATCAGACCATGATGCTTACTACGCCGCAGTATCCAGTTCCGCCTGCCTCTTTTGAAGCCCGAGCCACATCGCTTCGCTCAGCGTGGTAGACGAGATCTGGG
It contains:
- a CDS encoding uncharacterized protein (EggNog:ENOG503P6RV; COG:S), giving the protein MAGTMVTTQYAAPQQSIHYGYIPPPSPPMDDSSRCSLPSISNLLGLADQGSPTAETHAQAQQQQQQQQQQQQQCMDFSSTTAWNPVLTRSPAQSSFSKSDARPNSSHYGNPALRGLPPSPPMSSGESFEGYNSPSTRSASQVSNSSNYYYETTPPLGPMDSGVPPMAAAAPRMSVQPSAYQPHFAAPSYIAQPTIPAYYPAAAPPPPMSGLYFQRPLPQTQAFPPPLSMTLAPAGANPWQHHHYIAPSSAASFPQSQDRYICPTCNKAFSRPSSLRIHSHSHTGEKPFKCPVAGCGKAFSVRSNMKRHERGCHNYDSSSSSNGSTASRS